A window of Campylobacter cuniculorum DSM 23162 = LMG 24588 contains these coding sequences:
- a CDS encoding PBECR2 nuclease fold domain-containing protein gives MIDYIRADESGLNVGILTQVASQSPKAQTALKEILQSSSNEIKKQLSNLNIDSKDLKEIFKGFESESKEAYNEAIDKTLLNAFKDEKTTISPANFAKFAQEIQESGLILELKDKNFLQVLSKNLYNEDGVNLKQLINMRKSLNANFKEITDPNLKNHFQSAIENFIKDDIDKGIENIFKQNPKLTTQAMKLFQTANEDYSQLKAVLKNAKRLKIFDENTKKDKILHKLIDFAKGQGQKELNNLDVLTQGLRQSEIKDIEISVLNTLYKDNEKQFKNGLNVFDSQGFLNALENLNNYQFKSQEAKDFIKYTKDFNKLFYNDVKIASSIFEPKATSSSSTMATSIQGSAQVKITNFLMDSILRNLSLPFFLRGGTMDQSISKRALKFQIERALNHADGLSDFKKILQSKTKTGDFSNGTRKALEQFTQALEKSEDEFYEQLKRIESKDLNASLQEEKNADIIGGLRQQAGEPKGLKPPTSKDDYNTNAKFSQEHIKQVLEHLQAQDITRKHLSDEEINALLKRFDNIDNLKEHLYTRADAQTRKALFDLIDETLYNPHFKYIKDGKTKYLKKFKDTDKDKDAYFYLLITKDQDKTFITHLKSRDYNYFAKELSTAEQLLQGENLIKIKPKDEALNAKTQEGLKQDVQSQDLEKAWLNTFNLKSLDEDFIPNLNAQAREALKDVLKGEQIHLKSGSLVKLIKQHRLKYLDRIRPTLEHPERIIMQNDGALIFAKNFNEKKHFTSIAKNEVGEWIITSNAPKSERGLNNKIKQGGKELYHQAASQINANRPYVDKANSNIKLDNADYTTKTQEKQEQVLNPLKHNETLENAGVKDLKNAKNTSEESLNAKTQEGLKQDVQSQDLEKAWLNTFNLKSLDEDFIPNLNAQAREALKDVLKDKPLKINRADFEKLRAKDRLKYINEIKDTLENPQLIFKDAKGDLIFAKEIKEKLFLTNISREYEKGFLSVSISPKKVNTIKNKLEKAQNIYLNKLDFKLRESSAQKAFTGVLSLANKPNSKQSLTNQSLKHNETLENAGVKDLKNAKEKTIKAIDNYAQSADFKALSKDKQEAILTQSKTKHKGNFMRNYLKIRKKIRI, from the coding sequence TTGATTGATTATATTAGAGCAGATGAGAGCGGACTTAATGTCGGCATTTTAACTCAAGTCGCTTCGCAAAGTCCTAAGGCTCAAACGGCTTTAAAAGAAATCTTGCAAAGCTCCAGCAATGAGATTAAAAAACAGCTTTCAAATCTTAACATTGATTCTAAGGATTTAAAAGAGATTTTTAAGGGCTTTGAGAGTGAGAGCAAAGAGGCTTACAATGAAGCCATAGACAAGACACTTCTTAATGCTTTTAAGGATGAAAAAACAACAATCAGCCCGGCAAATTTTGCAAAATTCGCCCAAGAAATACAAGAGAGCGGACTCATTTTAGAGCTTAAAGATAAAAACTTTTTGCAAGTGTTAAGTAAAAATCTTTACAACGAAGACGGCGTGAATCTTAAGCAACTCATTAATATGCGTAAGAGTTTAAACGCTAATTTTAAGGAGATTACAGACCCAAATCTTAAAAATCATTTTCAAAGTGCTATCGAAAATTTTATTAAAGATGATATTGATAAAGGCATTGAAAACATTTTTAAACAAAATCCTAAACTCACCACTCAAGCGATGAAGCTTTTTCAAACGGCAAATGAGGATTATTCACAGCTTAAAGCCGTGCTTAAAAATGCAAAACGTTTAAAAATCTTTGATGAGAACACAAAAAAAGATAAAATCTTGCACAAACTCATCGATTTTGCAAAGGGACAGGGGCAAAAAGAGCTTAATAATTTAGATGTTTTAACGCAGGGCTTAAGGCAAAGCGAGATTAAAGATATAGAAATCAGTGTATTAAATACACTTTATAAGGACAATGAAAAGCAATTTAAAAATGGCTTGAATGTTTTTGATTCTCAAGGCTTTTTAAACGCGTTAGAAAATCTTAATAACTATCAATTTAAAAGCCAAGAAGCAAAAGACTTTATCAAATACACAAAGGACTTTAACAAGCTTTTTTATAATGATGTGAAAATCGCAAGTTCAATCTTTGAACCAAAGGCAACGAGCAGCTCAAGCACAATGGCAACAAGCATTCAAGGTTCTGCACAGGTAAAAATCACTAATTTTTTAATGGACAGCATTTTAAGAAACTTATCTTTGCCTTTCTTTTTACGCGGGGGGACAATGGATCAAAGCATCAGCAAAAGGGCGTTAAAATTTCAAATCGAAAGGGCATTAAATCATGCCGATGGTTTGAGTGATTTTAAGAAAATTTTGCAGAGCAAAACAAAAACAGGGGATTTTTCAAACGGAACAAGAAAAGCTTTAGAGCAATTCACTCAAGCTTTAGAAAAAAGCGAAGATGAGTTTTATGAGCAATTAAAACGCATTGAAAGCAAGGATTTAAACGCGTCTTTGCAAGAGGAAAAAAACGCTGACATTATAGGGGGACTTAGACAGCAGGCAGGTGAGCCAAAAGGCTTAAAACCCCCAACCTCCAAAGATGATTATAACACAAACGCAAAGTTTAGTCAAGAACATATCAAGCAAGTTTTAGAGCATTTACAAGCCCAAGACATCACACGCAAACACTTAAGCGACGAAGAAATCAACGCACTTTTAAAACGTTTTGATAATATAGACAATCTCAAAGAACATCTTTATACAAGAGCGGATGCACAAACAAGAAAAGCTCTATTTGATTTAATCGATGAAACCCTTTATAATCCGCATTTTAAATACATAAAAGATGGAAAAACGAAATATTTAAAGAAATTTAAAGACACAGATAAAGACAAAGACGCTTATTTTTATCTTTTGATTACTAAAGATCAAGATAAAACCTTCATCACACATTTAAAAAGCCGTGATTATAATTATTTTGCTAAAGAATTAAGCACAGCCGAACAACTTTTGCAAGGCGAGAATCTTATTAAAATCAAACCCAAAGACGAAGCTTTAAACGCTAAGACTCAAGAGGGGCTTAAACAAGACGTGCAAAGCCAAGACCTAGAAAAAGCATGGCTTAACACTTTTAACCTTAAAAGCCTTGATGAGGATTTTATCCCCAATCTCAACGCCCAAGCAAGGGAGGCTTTAAAAGATGTTTTGAAAGGTGAGCAAATCCATTTAAAAAGCGGGAGTTTAGTGAAGCTTATTAAACAACATCGCTTAAAATATTTAGACAGAATCCGCCCCACCTTAGAACATCCGGAACGTATTATTATGCAAAATGATGGGGCTTTGATTTTTGCGAAAAATTTTAATGAGAAAAAACATTTTACAAGTATTGCTAAAAATGAAGTGGGAGAGTGGATTATTACGAGCAATGCACCCAAAAGTGAAAGGGGATTAAACAATAAAATTAAACAAGGGGGAAAAGAATTATATCATCAAGCGGCGAGTCAGATTAACGCTAATCGCCCTTACGTTGATAAAGCAAATTCTAATATCAAACTTGACAATGCAGATTATACCACAAAAACCCAAGAAAAGCAAGAACAAGTTTTAAACCCTTTAAAACACAATGAAACCTTAGAAAACGCAGGAGTTAAAGACTTAAAAAATGCTAAAAACACAAGCGAGGAGTCTTTAAACGCTAAGACTCAAGAGGGGCTTAAACAAGACGTGCAAAGCCAAGACCTAGAAAAAGCATGGCTTAACACTTTTAACCTTAAAAGCCTTGATGAGGATTTTATCCCCAATCTCAACGCCCAAGCAAGGGAGGCTTTAAAAGATGTTTTGAAAGATAAACCGCTAAAAATCAATAGAGCCGATTTTGAAAAATTAAGAGCAAAAGACCGCTTAAAATATATTAACGAAATCAAAGACACGCTAGAAAACCCGCAATTAATTTTTAAAGACGCCAAAGGCGATCTTATTTTTGCAAAAGAGATTAAAGAAAAGTTATTTTTGACAAACATAAGCCGAGAATATGAAAAAGGATTTTTGAGCGTGAGCATAAGTCCTAAAAAAGTAAATACAATTAAAAACAAGCTAGAAAAAGCACAAAATATATATTTAAATAAGTTAGACTTCAAACTTCGGGAGTCCTCAGCACAAAAAGCTTTTACAGGCGTCCTGTCCTTAGCCAACAAGCCTAACTCAAAGCAAAGTCTAACAAATCAAAGCTTAAAACACAATGAAACCTTAGAAAACGCAGGAGTTAAAGACTTAAAAAATGCGAAAGAAAAAACAATAAAAGCTATTGACAACTATGCACAAAGTGCAGACTTTAAAGCTTTAAGCAAAGACAAGCAAGAAGCTATTTTAACTCAAAGCAAGACAAAGCACAAAGGGAATTTTATGCGAAATTATTTAAAGATACGCAAGAAAATCCGCATTTAG
- a CDS encoding SIR2 family NAD-dependent protein deacylase produces MKNVMILSGAGLSAPSGLRTFRDSNGLWEEYDVMEVCSATGFRKNPQKVLDFYDARRAQLQHVKPNKAHQIIAKLKKHYKENLFVVTQNVDDLLERAGCEEVIHLHGFLPELRCLECGEIFNINYESILGKICPRCKSKNLRHNIIMFEEQAPAYVTLYELLNRTNLFISIGTSGQVLPVGHYARMCEKSILNIMEKDEYLEQFFDKIYIENVLDAMDKIANDIKEFMDV; encoded by the coding sequence ATGAAAAATGTAATGATACTTAGCGGTGCAGGTTTATCAGCTCCAAGTGGGCTAAGAACTTTCAGAGACAGCAATGGACTTTGGGAAGAATACGATGTAATGGAAGTTTGCTCTGCTACGGGCTTTAGAAAAAATCCTCAAAAAGTGTTGGATTTTTACGATGCAAGACGTGCCCAACTTCAACATGTTAAGCCAAATAAGGCTCATCAAATCATCGCAAAACTAAAAAAACACTACAAAGAAAATTTATTTGTAGTCACTCAAAATGTCGATGATTTGCTCGAACGTGCAGGTTGTGAAGAAGTGATACATTTGCATGGCTTTTTGCCCGAACTTCGCTGTTTAGAATGCGGAGAAATTTTTAACATAAACTATGAAAGTATATTAGGAAAAATCTGCCCCCGATGCAAAAGTAAGAATTTAAGGCATAATATCATTATGTTTGAAGAACAAGCCCCCGCTTATGTTACGCTTTATGAACTTTTAAATCGAACAAATCTTTTCATCAGTATAGGCACTTCCGGACAAGTTTTGCCTGTGGGACATTATGCAAGAATGTGTGAAAAAAGCATTTTAAATATTATGGAAAAAGATGAATATTTAGAGCAATTTTTTGATAAAATTTACATTGAAAATGTGCTGGATGCTATGGATAAAATCGCAAATGATATAAAGGAATTTATGGATGTTTGA
- a CDS encoding LysE family transporter — translation MFEAFFSGVLLGLGVAVPFGPINILILSYALKSFSNSFCIGFGAMSADIMFLCLLNFGLLGFLKGAIFTKILAVFGFIFLTYIAFSLFKSKHKALEFKEKELNESLLKSFIKGFTLNALNPYVIGFWLSIAVIFTKNEFAFFMIAGLFLFILFWIFSLSFFVGRFSHLFSAKVIYFINISSAIIIEYFALNLVYKTFLLKDN, via the coding sequence ATGTTTGAAGCTTTTTTTAGTGGAGTTTTATTAGGACTTGGTGTGGCTGTGCCTTTTGGTCCTATAAATATCTTAATTTTATCTTATGCTTTAAAATCTTTCTCAAATTCCTTTTGTATAGGCTTTGGAGCTATGAGTGCGGACATAATGTTTCTTTGTTTGCTTAATTTTGGCTTACTTGGTTTTTTAAAGGGTGCAATTTTTACAAAAATTTTAGCGGTTTTTGGCTTTATATTTTTAACTTATATAGCTTTTTCACTTTTTAAGTCTAAACATAAAGCCTTAGAATTTAAAGAAAAAGAGCTCAATGAAAGTCTGCTTAAAAGCTTTATAAAAGGTTTTACTTTAAATGCTTTAAATCCTTATGTAATAGGATTTTGGTTGAGTATAGCTGTGATTTTTACAAAGAATGAATTTGCTTTTTTTATGATTGCGGGTTTGTTTTTATTCATACTTTTTTGGATTTTTTCTTTATCGTTTTTTGTGGGTCGATTCAGCCATTTATTCAGTGCAAAAGTGATATATTTTATCAATATAAGTTCAGCCATCATTATAGAATATTTCGCTTTAAATTTAGTCTATAAAACTTTTTTATTAAAGGATAATTAA
- the dapE gene encoding succinyl-diaminopimelate desuccinylase, whose amino-acid sequence MHAKEFLMELLKFKSITPQDDGALNFIALELSHFQVVFIEKEGVRNLLLTKEFSKEGEHLAFGGHIDVVSAGEGWESHPFKPIEKEGFIYARGAQDMKSGLAAFLWAAKKANFKGSRLSMLITSDEEGDAKYGTLELLKYMKEKQILPDYAVVAEATCVKKFGDSIKIGRRGSINGRLTIKGKQGHVAYPEKCINPIHDFAGVLKFLAGFDLDPGSAEFSPSKIVITDIRGGMQLHNVTPNDLKLMFNVRNSPDTSLEDVRNYIEKICEGLNYELELSQSSKPFLTDAQNKIVQKLNESVQKITSIVPELNTKGGTSDARYFAEFGVKVAEFGVCNDTIHAVNERVSVEEFEKLCLVFKDLIENF is encoded by the coding sequence ATGCATGCAAAAGAATTTTTAATGGAACTTTTGAAATTTAAATCCATAACGCCTCAAGATGATGGAGCCTTAAATTTTATTGCCTTAGAATTGAGTCATTTTCAAGTTGTTTTCATTGAAAAAGAAGGAGTGAGAAATCTTTTGCTTACAAAAGAATTTTCTAAAGAAGGTGAGCATTTAGCCTTTGGAGGGCATATTGATGTGGTCAGTGCGGGAGAGGGCTGGGAGAGTCATCCTTTTAAACCCATAGAAAAAGAAGGTTTTATCTATGCAAGAGGGGCTCAAGATATGAAAAGCGGTTTAGCAGCCTTTCTTTGGGCAGCAAAAAAAGCAAATTTTAAAGGCTCAAGGCTTTCAATGCTCATAACAAGCGATGAGGAAGGCGATGCAAAATATGGCACTTTAGAGCTTTTAAAATACATGAAAGAAAAGCAAATCCTGCCCGATTATGCTGTGGTTGCTGAAGCAACGTGTGTGAAAAAATTTGGCGATAGCATTAAAATCGGTCGGCGGGGCTCAATCAATGGGCGATTAACCATCAAAGGCAAACAAGGACATGTGGCTTATCCTGAAAAATGTATCAATCCTATCCACGATTTTGCAGGAGTTTTAAAATTCTTAGCAGGATTTGACCTAGACCCCGGAAGTGCGGAATTTTCTCCCTCTAAAATCGTTATCACAGATATTCGTGGCGGAATGCAACTTCATAATGTGACGCCAAACGACTTAAAACTTATGTTTAATGTGCGAAATTCTCCAGATACAAGCCTTGAAGATGTGCGAAATTATATAGAAAAGATTTGTGAAGGCTTAAATTATGAGTTAGAACTCTCTCAAAGCTCCAAACCTTTTTTAACCGATGCTCAAAATAAAATCGTGCAAAAACTCAATGAAAGTGTGCAAAAAATCACCTCCATTGTGCCCGAGCTTAACACCAAAGGTGGCACAAGCGATGCGAGATATTTTGCTGAATTTGGGGTTAAGGTTGCTGAATTTGGAGTTTGTAACGATACAATCCACGCAGTCAATGAAAGAGTTAGCGTCGAGGAATTTGAAAAACTCTGCCTTGTTTTTAAAGATTTGATAGAAAATTTTTAA
- a CDS encoding type ISP restriction/modification enzyme produces MNEIYKEQLEIYQKELKELYESKKYNELSFRTPLENCLKALKPKGTKLIQEAQSEKNQGHIRPDFKVYKTIDKEDELSYENLIGFVECKNITENLNKHIKSSQLDKYLSISPNIILTNYKKFILFSFDKIVEEVELFNDELDANEDLFDDFSQRLLKFKELIEKFFNDTHTTIKTKDEFVKILSSQSFYLSYSLNEAYKQEKQRQEAKNALIKGHSFYRFFQRTFDTFKGMQKIEFSELDFCDIIAQSIVYGMFVSFVELEQDTKKERIATDEFIKLLPSQFKTLIEFIYFALPSFDIPKDIVYVLENVKKTLALIDKSELCKMLNTELEDICIYLYEDFLKSYDELRATQKRKEGGVFYTPKEVVEMIVSSLHTFLKDKFNKSKGFADEGVKVLDFATGTGSFLACVFEKILKEENIKALEHATIKDKFLKDIYGFELSFVAYIVARLKLSLILKKRGFTNFDENDLKIFLNNTLDLENTANHQLDMPLEHLDEEWKQARDVKYSQNLLVILGNPPYNVKSKNKGKEILDLLQSYKEGLNETKLNLDDDYIKFIRFAQWKLLEQQRQNSLFEHQKGLLGFITNNSFLSGRTHRKMRESLYKSFDEIYILNLHGSDKEPKEDKNIFDIRVGVCISLFVKYKEEHSTGAKLYYHSSLENQIFSKKDKLALLNELKEKGLKSIKWQELTPQEPYFWFVPKNLEDKEYENFWALAEDKALGDCKTIFENFSSGISALRDKICIHLNINSLKETLENFKNLEVKDIREKYQVTDSRDWGVERAKQDVKKNQGTIQKIAYRPFDFRYTYMHENSKGFLGYPCYDTMQHFLWGENLGLCFPKTTLNPNFDYGLALNTIADRSLGGKNTGSETYIAPLYRYESTLGEHLQELEKVPNFTQNFKDFCKNNELLKDKSPEDILAFIYANLFNPNYRKNHLEYLKSGFPRINFEVDLESFNALIKYGKELLDLHLFKTIPQDSKITLDFLDEKQKQSLKIEAVKERWRENKLYLNENLVIKGVSKEIMEFKIGGYEVIKSFLKYRKDYEMSKDETMHLLNICKVLEKTLALQKNLEEI; encoded by the coding sequence TTGAATGAAATTTACAAAGAGCAATTAGAAATTTACCAAAAAGAACTTAAAGAGCTTTATGAGAGTAAAAAATACAATGAACTTTCCTTCCGCACTCCCTTAGAAAATTGTCTCAAAGCCTTAAAGCCCAAAGGCACAAAACTCATACAAGAAGCTCAAAGTGAAAAGAATCAGGGGCATATAAGACCCGATTTTAAAGTTTATAAAACCATAGATAAAGAAGATGAACTAAGCTATGAAAATTTAATTGGCTTTGTAGAATGCAAGAACATCACAGAGAATTTAAACAAACACATCAAAAGCTCTCAACTTGATAAATACCTAAGCATTTCACCTAATATCATACTCACAAATTACAAAAAATTTATCCTTTTTTCTTTTGATAAGATTGTAGAAGAGGTAGAATTATTTAATGATGAATTAGACGCAAATGAAGACCTTTTTGATGATTTCTCGCAAAGGCTTTTAAAATTTAAAGAACTTATAGAAAAATTTTTTAACGACACGCATACAACGATTAAAACCAAAGATGAATTTGTGAAAATTCTAAGCTCTCAAAGCTTTTATTTGAGTTATTCATTAAATGAAGCTTACAAGCAAGAAAAACAAAGGCAAGAGGCTAAAAACGCACTCATCAAAGGACATTCCTTTTACAGATTTTTTCAACGCACATTTGACACTTTTAAAGGAATGCAAAAGATTGAATTCAGTGAGCTTGATTTTTGCGATATTATAGCTCAAAGTATCGTTTATGGAATGTTTGTTTCTTTTGTAGAATTAGAACAAGACACAAAAAAAGAGAGAATTGCAACAGATGAATTCATCAAACTCCTGCCGAGTCAATTTAAAACTTTGATTGAATTCATTTATTTTGCACTGCCCTCTTTTGACATACCTAAAGATATTGTTTATGTCCTTGAAAATGTAAAGAAAACCCTCGCTTTAATTGACAAAAGCGAACTTTGCAAAATGCTAAATACCGAGCTTGAGGACATTTGCATCTATCTTTATGAGGATTTTTTAAAATCCTACGATGAGTTAAGAGCCACTCAAAAGCGTAAAGAAGGCGGAGTTTTTTATACACCAAAAGAAGTTGTAGAGATGATTGTTTCAAGTTTGCACACATTTTTAAAAGATAAATTCAATAAAAGCAAAGGCTTTGCTGATGAGGGCGTCAAAGTGCTTGATTTTGCGACAGGAACGGGGAGTTTCCTTGCTTGTGTTTTTGAAAAAATTTTAAAAGAAGAAAATATAAAAGCCCTTGAACACGCGACAATTAAGGATAAATTTTTAAAAGACATTTATGGTTTTGAACTCTCTTTTGTGGCTTATATTGTTGCGAGATTAAAGCTTTCTTTGATTCTTAAAAAGCGAGGTTTTACAAATTTTGATGAAAATGATTTGAAAATTTTTCTCAATAACACCTTAGATTTAGAAAATACAGCAAATCATCAATTAGACATGCCCCTAGAACATCTTGATGAGGAATGGAAACAAGCCCGAGACGTCAAGTATTCTCAAAATCTGCTTGTCATTTTAGGCAATCCTCCCTACAATGTTAAAAGCAAAAATAAAGGCAAAGAAATTTTAGACCTGCTCCAAAGCTACAAAGAGGGTTTAAATGAAACAAAGCTTAATTTAGATGATGATTATATCAAATTCATACGCTTTGCCCAGTGGAAACTGCTTGAACAACAAAGGCAAAATTCCCTTTTTGAACATCAAAAAGGACTTTTAGGCTTCATCACAAACAATTCTTTTTTAAGCGGACGCACACACCGAAAAATGCGAGAGAGTCTCTATAAAAGCTTTGATGAAATTTACATACTCAATCTTCACGGAAGCGATAAAGAGCCTAAGGAGGATAAAAATATTTTTGACATTCGCGTAGGCGTTTGCATTTCACTCTTTGTCAAATACAAAGAAGAGCACAGCACGGGGGCAAAATTGTATTATCATTCAAGCTTAGAAAATCAAATCTTTTCTAAAAAAGACAAACTAGCCCTACTCAATGAACTCAAAGAAAAGGGCTTAAAGTCCATAAAATGGCAAGAATTAACACCCCAAGAGCCTTATTTTTGGTTTGTGCCTAAGAATTTAGAGGACAAAGAATATGAAAATTTTTGGGCTTTGGCAGAGGATAAGGCTTTAGGAGATTGTAAAACAATATTTGAAAATTTTAGTAGTGGAATTTCAGCATTAAGAGACAAAATTTGTATTCATCTTAACATAAATAGTTTAAAAGAAACTTTAGAAAATTTTAAAAATTTAGAAGTCAAGGACATTAGAGAAAAGTATCAAGTTACAGATTCTAGAGATTGGGGCGTTGAGAGAGCAAAACAAGATGTAAAGAAAAATCAAGGCACAATTCAAAAAATCGCCTATCGTCCCTTTGATTTTCGTTATACTTATATGCATGAAAATTCCAAAGGATTTTTAGGCTATCCTTGCTATGATACAATGCAACATTTTTTGTGGGGTGAAAATTTAGGGCTTTGTTTTCCTAAAACAACTCTCAATCCAAATTTTGACTATGGTTTAGCCCTCAATACGATTGCGGATAGAAGTCTTGGGGGTAAAAATACAGGTTCTGAAACCTATATTGCCCCACTTTATCGCTATGAAAGCACTTTAGGTGAGCATTTGCAAGAATTAGAAAAAGTTCCTAATTTCACTCAAAATTTTAAAGATTTTTGCAAAAACAATGAACTCTTAAAAGACAAAAGTCCCGAAGACATCTTAGCCTTTATTTATGCGAATTTATTCAATCCAAACTACCGCAAAAACCACTTAGAATACCTAAAAAGCGGTTTTCCTCGCATAAATTTTGAAGTGGATTTAGAAAGTTTTAATGCATTGATAAAATACGGAAAAGAGCTTTTAGACCTCCATCTTTTTAAGACAATTCCACAAGATTCAAAAATAACTTTGGACTTTTTAGATGAAAAACAAAAGCAGAGTCTTAAAATTGAAGCTGTGAAAGAAAGGTGGAGAGAAAACAAGCTTTATTTAAATGAAAATTTGGTGATTAAAGGCGTGAGCAAAGAAATAATGGAGTTTAAAATAGGAGGTTATGAAGTGATTAAATCCTTTTTAAAATACCGCAAAGATTACGAAATGTCAAAAGATGAAACCATGCATTTACTTAATATCTGTAAAGTGCTTGAGAAAACCCTTGCTTTGCAAAAGAATTTGGAGGAAATATGA
- the thiS gene encoding sulfur carrier protein ThiS, with protein MIINGEKIEMKELKFLDLLKQKGLKTELIALELNGKIVPKNEFEKLILKENDRAEIVSFVGGG; from the coding sequence ATGATCATCAATGGAGAGAAAATTGAAATGAAAGAACTGAAATTTTTAGACCTTTTAAAACAAAAAGGTTTAAAAACAGAATTGATTGCTTTAGAACTCAATGGCAAAATCGTCCCAAAAAATGAATTTGAAAAATTAATCTTAAAAGAAAACGATAGAGCCGAGATTGTAAGCTTTGTAGGAGGTGGTTGA
- the thiF gene encoding thiamine biosynthesis protein ThiF, protein MMRIKFNGKDYETNCKDTLEFFKQHSKDENDVWIINGFATKAKQELKDSDELFCISKNTLPPKDALEAMMRARHTPKLYDKLKISSVAVCGLGGLGSHIALMLARSGVGRLHLIDFDVIEPSNLNRQAYMIEDLGKFKTEAMKEQISKINPFIEVKIDTLRIDENNIKDLFKDDDIVCEAFDSDLAKAMLAQNFHRYFEDKVLICGSGLAGYGNSNSIQTRKIACNFYVCGDLESAAQPGNGLMAPRVNICAAHQANLVLELLVQIKN, encoded by the coding sequence TTGATGAGGATAAAATTCAATGGCAAGGATTATGAAACAAATTGCAAGGATACTTTGGAATTTTTTAAACAACACAGCAAAGATGAAAACGATGTATGGATAATCAATGGCTTTGCTACAAAGGCAAAGCAGGAATTAAAAGACTCCGATGAGCTTTTTTGTATCAGTAAAAATACCCTGCCTCCAAAAGATGCTCTTGAAGCAATGATGAGAGCAAGACACACGCCTAAACTTTACGATAAGCTTAAAATTTCAAGCGTCGCTGTGTGCGGACTGGGCGGACTGGGCTCACATATAGCCCTTATGCTTGCAAGAAGTGGGGTTGGCAGACTTCATTTGATTGATTTTGATGTGATTGAACCAAGCAATCTCAATCGTCAAGCTTATATGATAGAAGATTTGGGGAAATTTAAAACTGAAGCGATGAAGGAACAAATTTCAAAAATCAATCCTTTTATAGAAGTAAAAATCGATACTTTAAGGATTGATGAAAATAATATCAAGGATTTATTTAAAGATGATGATATAGTCTGCGAAGCTTTTGATAGTGATTTGGCTAAGGCTATGCTCGCACAAAATTTTCATCGCTATTTTGAGGATAAAGTGCTTATTTGTGGCTCTGGACTTGCTGGATATGGGAATTCAAATTCCATACAAACAAGAAAAATTGCTTGTAATTTCTATGTGTGCGGGGATTTAGAAAGTGCCGCACAACCCGGAAATGGACTCATGGCACCAAGGGTTAATATTTGTGCAGCTCATCAAGCAAATTTGGTTTTAGAGCTTTTGGTGCAAATTAAAAATTGA
- a CDS encoding thiazole synthase yields the protein MNKDTLKIGEFEFESRFILGSGKYSLELIKSAVEEAQAQIITLALRRANTGEIANILDYIPKNITLLPNTSGARNAQEALRIARLSRELGCGELIKIEVIGDSKYLLPDNYETIKAVELLAKDGFTPLPYMHADLYAARAMVEAGAAAIMPLAAPIGSNKGLCAKEFIQILLNEISLPIIVDAGIGTPAQACEAMQMGVSAVMINTAIAEAKKVALMARAFALAIRAGREAYLAKIPRVNEFAKASSPLTGFLRDE from the coding sequence ATGAATAAAGACACCCTTAAAATCGGAGAATTCGAGTTTGAATCCCGCTTTATCTTAGGTTCTGGAAAATATTCTTTAGAGCTTATAAAATCAGCGGTAGAAGAAGCACAGGCACAAATCATCACTCTTGCCTTAAGACGTGCTAATACAGGAGAAATTGCAAATATTTTAGACTATATCCCTAAAAATATCACTCTTTTGCCCAATACTTCAGGGGCTAGAAATGCACAAGAAGCTTTGCGTATCGCAAGACTTTCAAGAGAGCTTGGATGTGGAGAGCTTATAAAGATTGAAGTGATTGGCGATAGCAAGTATTTATTGCCCGATAATTACGAAACGATTAAGGCTGTAGAACTTTTAGCAAAAGACGGCTTTACGCCTTTACCTTATATGCATGCTGATCTTTACGCTGCAAGAGCTATGGTGGAGGCTGGAGCGGCGGCGATTATGCCTTTAGCAGCTCCCATTGGAAGCAATAAAGGACTTTGTGCTAAGGAATTCATACAAATTCTACTCAACGAAATTTCTTTACCCATCATCGTCGATGCGGGTATTGGCACACCAGCACAAGCATGTGAAGCAATGCAAATGGGAGTGAGTGCAGTGATGATTAATACAGCCATAGCAGAAGCTAAAAAGGTTGCTTTAATGGCAAGAGCCTTTGCTTTAGCTATTCGTGCAGGACGCGAAGCGTATTTGGCTAAAATTCCACGAGTGAATGAATTTGCAAAGGCGAGTTCTCCTCTTACGGGATTTTTAAGAGATGAATGA